A genome region from Gallus gallus isolate bGalGal1 chromosome 9, bGalGal1.mat.broiler.GRCg7b, whole genome shotgun sequence includes the following:
- the CEP19 gene encoding centrosomal protein of 19 kDa isoform X1 → MSCIAKKCGIRFQPPSVILIYKEKDKTRRRIMPVRNFSQFSDCGIAAEQLKNNPRHKAYLEGVSLRQLKKLHSLLRGHLRGESLAESLKKTQQEETIDPEEDMNKLDDKELAKRKSIMDELFEKNRKKKDDPDFIYDIEVEFPQDEQLESCGWDVESSEEV, encoded by the exons ATGAGTTGCATCGCGAAGAAGTGTGGCATTCGCTTTCAGCCTCCATCTGTGATCCTAATCTACAAGGAAAAGGACAAGACTCGCCGGCGCATCATGCCTGTCAGAAATTTCTCCCAGTTCTCAG attGCGGCATCgctgctgagcagctgaagaATAACCCTCGGCACAAAGCGTACCTGGAAGGAGTCTCACTGCGTCAGCTAAAGAAGCTGCACAGTTTGCTGAGAGGCCACCTGAGGGGAGAGAGTCTGGCTGAGAGCCTGAAAAAGACTCAGCAGGAAGAGACCATTGACCCCGAGGAGGACATGAACAAACTGGATGACAAGGAGCTAGCCAAAAGGAAGAGCATCATGGACGAGCTCTTtgaaaagaacaggaagaagaagGACGACCCGGACTTTATCTACGATATCGAGGTAGAATTTCCACAGGATGAGCAGCTGGAGTCCTGTGGCTGGGATGTGGAGTCAAGTGAAGAAGTCTGA
- the NRROS gene encoding transforming growth factor beta activator LRRC33 isoform X1 yields the protein MRRPSPRRAAAEMEALLPVLSLLLVLLAVGWGDGAGAAWAMSPGGCEHVQSTADCKRKWLSSVPGNLQGDIEELLLDDNTIRVLGRASLLSYHQLKHLSLTKNRMELLEPGAFLGSRGLHALSLADNLLFTNYSLTAAALSVLPALRVLDLSGNQLNEDMASVLLSNLSSLESLSMARNVIMRLDSSVFTNLTQLLELNLERNYIFEIDQAFEGLQRLQRLNIAYNYMTCIVDFNLTKLRVLNVSYNIIEWFLALESDDLFELEVLDLSHNQLLFFPVLPRQSKLHSLLLKDNKMSFYQLLPNGTSLENVTVQFLLIDGNSTNITTVRLWDEVCYSNLSSLRLLDMSQNQFWYLPKGFLAKMPALTHLKLNQNCLETFQLSERDPLAMLTDLDLSQNLLMELWEDVGAGPALPSLQLFNLSTNMLQALPAGIFTHTKQITTVDLSYNRLDLCPQLAVLGRSAPCVDIRGLATLTRLSLAGCGLRDLGGHPFRGTALTHLDLSDNREALSGDLGWLRDVAVTLQVLSLRNTNLSSASVDFSAFQSLAGLDLSGNALTTLPASLGALKLRSLDLRDNSLTALPADVAWRPLGRSLQELYLSRNPYNCCTLGWWEALQRGERLRVPDRHEVTCNYDSQRLSALVLPEPVLRDCRWRTADTALLYLVLALPTCLTLLVAFTVVFLTLKPKLLKMVKRRCGVSSPY from the exons gagagctgctgctgagatggAGGCCCTGCTGCCTGttctctccctgctcctggTCCTTCTGGCAGTAGGATGGGGAGATGGGGCGGGCGCAGCGTGGGCCATGTCTCCTGGTGGTTGTGAGCAC gtgcagagcactgcagactgcaaaaggaaatggttgagctctgtccctggaaatcTGCAAGGTGACATTGAAGAGCTGTTGCTGGATGACAACACTATCCGGGTCCTGGGCCGTGCCTCTCTGCTCTCGTACCATCAGCTGAAGCATCTCAGCCTGACCAAAAACCGGATGGAGCTCCTTGAGCCTGGTGCCTTCCTGGGTAGCCGGGGCCTCCACGCACTATCCTTGGCAGACAATCTCCTCTTCACCAACTACtcactgacagcagctgctctttctgttttgcCAGCCTTGAGGGTGCTCGATCTATCTGGAAACCAGCTCAATGAGGACATGGCATCTGTTTTGCTCAGCAACCTGTCTTCCTTGGAGTCCTTGTCCATGGCTAGGAATGTCATCATGAGACTGGACTCTTCCGTCTTCACCAACCTGACGCAGCTCTTGGAGCTAAACCTGGAGAGGAACTACATCTTTGAGATTGACCAAGCTTTTGAAGGACTGCAGAGGTTGCAGAGGCTCAACATAGCTTACAACTACATGACGTGCATTGTGGACTTCAACCTGACCAAGCTCCGGGTGCTCAATGTCAGCTACAATATCATCGAGTGGTTTCTGGCCCTGGAAAGCGATGACCTCTTtgagctggaggtgctggacCTGTCCCACAAccagctcctttttttccctgtgctgccccGGCAGAGCAAGCTGCACTCTTTGCTGCTGAAGGACAACAAGATGAGCTTTTACCAGCTTCTGCCCAACGGCACGTCCCTGGAGAACGTCACCGTGCAGTTCCTGCTCATCGATGGCAACTCCACCAACATCACGACGGTCAGGCTGTGGGACGAGGTCTGCTACAGCAACCTCTCCTCCCTGCGCCTcctggacatgagccagaacCAGTTCTGGTACCTACCGAAGGGTTTCCTGGCCAAGATGCCCGCTCTGACCCACCTGAAGCTCAACCAGAACTGCCTGGAGACCTTCCAGCTGTCGGAGCGGGATCCCTTGGCCATGCTGACGGACCTGGACCTCAGCCAGAAcctgctgatggagctgtgggaggATGTGGGCGCCGGGCCCgccctgcccagcctgcagctcttcaaCCTCAGCACCAACATGCTGCAGGCGCTTCCTGCAGGCATCTTCACTCACACAAAGCAGATCACTACAGTTGACCTCAGCTACAACCGCCTCGACCTGTGTCCCCAGCTGGCTGTTTTGGGCAGGAGCGCACCCTGTGTGGACATCAGGGGCCTTGCCACCCTGACCCGCCTCTCCTTGGCCGGCTGTGGTCTGCGGGACCTGGGCGGCCACCCCTTCCGAGGGACAGCCCTGACCCATCTGGACCTCTCCGACAACCGGGAGGCTCTGTCAGGGGACCTGGGGTGGCTGCGGGACGTGGCTGTGACGCTGCAGGTGCTGTCCCTCCGCAACACCAACCTCTCCTCCGCCTCGGTGGACTTCTCAGCCTTCCAGAGCCTGGCGGGCCTGGACCTGTCGGGGAACGCCCTGACCACCCTCCCCGCCTCGCTGGGCGCACTGAAGCTGCGCAGCCTCGACCTGCGGGACAACAGCCTGACGGCTCTGCCTGCGGACGTGGCGTGGAGGCCGCTGGGGAGGAGCCTACAGGAGCTCTACCTCAGCCGTAACCCCTACAACTGCTGCACGCTGGGCTGGTGGGAGGCCCTGCAGCGCGGGGAGCGGCTGCGCGTCCCCGACAGGCACGAGGTGACCTGCAACTACGACTCGCAGCGGCTGAGCGCTTTGGTGCTGCCCGAGCCCGTCCTGCGGGACTGCCGCTGGCGGACGGCTGACACGGCCCTGCTCTACCTGGTGCTTGCCCTGCCCACCTGCCTGACGCTGCTGGTGGCTTTCACTGTGGTCTTCCTCACGCTGAAGCCAAAGCTGTTGAAAATGGTGAAGAGGCGGTGCGGGGTGTCCAGCCCGTACTGA
- the NRROS gene encoding transforming growth factor beta activator LRRC33 isoform X2 yields MEALLPVLSLLLVLLAVGWGDGAGAAWAMSPGGCEHVQSTADCKRKWLSSVPGNLQGDIEELLLDDNTIRVLGRASLLSYHQLKHLSLTKNRMELLEPGAFLGSRGLHALSLADNLLFTNYSLTAAALSVLPALRVLDLSGNQLNEDMASVLLSNLSSLESLSMARNVIMRLDSSVFTNLTQLLELNLERNYIFEIDQAFEGLQRLQRLNIAYNYMTCIVDFNLTKLRVLNVSYNIIEWFLALESDDLFELEVLDLSHNQLLFFPVLPRQSKLHSLLLKDNKMSFYQLLPNGTSLENVTVQFLLIDGNSTNITTVRLWDEVCYSNLSSLRLLDMSQNQFWYLPKGFLAKMPALTHLKLNQNCLETFQLSERDPLAMLTDLDLSQNLLMELWEDVGAGPALPSLQLFNLSTNMLQALPAGIFTHTKQITTVDLSYNRLDLCPQLAVLGRSAPCVDIRGLATLTRLSLAGCGLRDLGGHPFRGTALTHLDLSDNREALSGDLGWLRDVAVTLQVLSLRNTNLSSASVDFSAFQSLAGLDLSGNALTTLPASLGALKLRSLDLRDNSLTALPADVAWRPLGRSLQELYLSRNPYNCCTLGWWEALQRGERLRVPDRHEVTCNYDSQRLSALVLPEPVLRDCRWRTADTALLYLVLALPTCLTLLVAFTVVFLTLKPKLLKMVKRRCGVSSPY; encoded by the exons atggAGGCCCTGCTGCCTGttctctccctgctcctggTCCTTCTGGCAGTAGGATGGGGAGATGGGGCGGGCGCAGCGTGGGCCATGTCTCCTGGTGGTTGTGAGCAC gtgcagagcactgcagactgcaaaaggaaatggttgagctctgtccctggaaatcTGCAAGGTGACATTGAAGAGCTGTTGCTGGATGACAACACTATCCGGGTCCTGGGCCGTGCCTCTCTGCTCTCGTACCATCAGCTGAAGCATCTCAGCCTGACCAAAAACCGGATGGAGCTCCTTGAGCCTGGTGCCTTCCTGGGTAGCCGGGGCCTCCACGCACTATCCTTGGCAGACAATCTCCTCTTCACCAACTACtcactgacagcagctgctctttctgttttgcCAGCCTTGAGGGTGCTCGATCTATCTGGAAACCAGCTCAATGAGGACATGGCATCTGTTTTGCTCAGCAACCTGTCTTCCTTGGAGTCCTTGTCCATGGCTAGGAATGTCATCATGAGACTGGACTCTTCCGTCTTCACCAACCTGACGCAGCTCTTGGAGCTAAACCTGGAGAGGAACTACATCTTTGAGATTGACCAAGCTTTTGAAGGACTGCAGAGGTTGCAGAGGCTCAACATAGCTTACAACTACATGACGTGCATTGTGGACTTCAACCTGACCAAGCTCCGGGTGCTCAATGTCAGCTACAATATCATCGAGTGGTTTCTGGCCCTGGAAAGCGATGACCTCTTtgagctggaggtgctggacCTGTCCCACAAccagctcctttttttccctgtgctgccccGGCAGAGCAAGCTGCACTCTTTGCTGCTGAAGGACAACAAGATGAGCTTTTACCAGCTTCTGCCCAACGGCACGTCCCTGGAGAACGTCACCGTGCAGTTCCTGCTCATCGATGGCAACTCCACCAACATCACGACGGTCAGGCTGTGGGACGAGGTCTGCTACAGCAACCTCTCCTCCCTGCGCCTcctggacatgagccagaacCAGTTCTGGTACCTACCGAAGGGTTTCCTGGCCAAGATGCCCGCTCTGACCCACCTGAAGCTCAACCAGAACTGCCTGGAGACCTTCCAGCTGTCGGAGCGGGATCCCTTGGCCATGCTGACGGACCTGGACCTCAGCCAGAAcctgctgatggagctgtgggaggATGTGGGCGCCGGGCCCgccctgcccagcctgcagctcttcaaCCTCAGCACCAACATGCTGCAGGCGCTTCCTGCAGGCATCTTCACTCACACAAAGCAGATCACTACAGTTGACCTCAGCTACAACCGCCTCGACCTGTGTCCCCAGCTGGCTGTTTTGGGCAGGAGCGCACCCTGTGTGGACATCAGGGGCCTTGCCACCCTGACCCGCCTCTCCTTGGCCGGCTGTGGTCTGCGGGACCTGGGCGGCCACCCCTTCCGAGGGACAGCCCTGACCCATCTGGACCTCTCCGACAACCGGGAGGCTCTGTCAGGGGACCTGGGGTGGCTGCGGGACGTGGCTGTGACGCTGCAGGTGCTGTCCCTCCGCAACACCAACCTCTCCTCCGCCTCGGTGGACTTCTCAGCCTTCCAGAGCCTGGCGGGCCTGGACCTGTCGGGGAACGCCCTGACCACCCTCCCCGCCTCGCTGGGCGCACTGAAGCTGCGCAGCCTCGACCTGCGGGACAACAGCCTGACGGCTCTGCCTGCGGACGTGGCGTGGAGGCCGCTGGGGAGGAGCCTACAGGAGCTCTACCTCAGCCGTAACCCCTACAACTGCTGCACGCTGGGCTGGTGGGAGGCCCTGCAGCGCGGGGAGCGGCTGCGCGTCCCCGACAGGCACGAGGTGACCTGCAACTACGACTCGCAGCGGCTGAGCGCTTTGGTGCTGCCCGAGCCCGTCCTGCGGGACTGCCGCTGGCGGACGGCTGACACGGCCCTGCTCTACCTGGTGCTTGCCCTGCCCACCTGCCTGACGCTGCTGGTGGCTTTCACTGTGGTCTTCCTCACGCTGAAGCCAAAGCTGTTGAAAATGGTGAAGAGGCGGTGCGGGGTGTCCAGCCCGTACTGA
- the PIGX gene encoding phosphatidylinositol-glycan biosynthesis class X protein precursor → MAAARWRLGWGVLLCALHVRAACRRGSAVSQELLNEGFHRELLVQAELGGTGQWAEGCVVAARTHLPPGVYVDPYELASLQQHNVTKAVLIPDVVDVEAPEYSATDLTVLLYLQPDPRCWHCFRAALPVHGRYHRPAESSEDVLVALKRAEVLVCCCDERLSPECWQPAEVEAPCSGNKDHLCQWYSATHQPEYEELILRVPVGLTQHTFLVCVVTLLTTVLCSSLILAAVCRYGDFSLVTCLE, encoded by the exons ATGGCGGCCGCGCGGTGGCGGCTGGGGTGGggtgtgctgctctgtgctctcc ACGTGCGGGCCGCCTGCCGCCGCGGGAGCGCCGTCTCGCAGGAGCTGCTGAACGAGGGCTTCCACAG ggagctgctggtgcaggCGGAGCTGGGTGGGACGGGGCAGTGGGCAGAAGGATGTGTGGTGGCTGCTAGAACTCATCTGCCGCCGGGAGTCTACGTGGATCCCTATGAGCTGGCatcgctgcagcagcacaacGTAACGAAG GCAGTGCTGATTCCTGATGTTGTTGACGTGGAGGCTCCCGAGTACTCAGCTACAGACCTTACTGTGCTGCTGTACCTGCAGCCCGACCCTCGCTGTTGGCACTGTTTCAGAGCAGCATTGCCTGTGCATGGGCGGTACCACCGgccagcagaaagcagtgaggaTGTGTTGGTCGCTCTGAAGAGAGCAGAAGTATTGGTCTGCTGCTGTGACG AGCGCCTGTCACCAGAGTGCTGGCAACCTGCTGAAGTGGAAGCTCCCTGTTCAGGGAATAAGGACCACCTCTGTCAGTGGTACAGTGCAACGCACCAACCT GAATATGAAGAATTGATTCTGCGGGTCCCAGTGGGGCTCACACAACATACTTTCTTAGTGTGTGTCGTGACTCTTCTTACCACCGTGCTCTGTTCCAGCCTGATTCTTGCTGCTGTATGCAGATACGGAGACTTCTCTCTGGTGACCTGCTTGGAATAA